A genomic region of Oncorhynchus mykiss isolate Arlee chromosome 16, USDA_OmykA_1.1, whole genome shotgun sequence contains the following coding sequences:
- the LOC110492058 gene encoding sal-like protein 4 isoform X1, protein MRISTSGANFTTRRICKEGTKIALLFAPDGCTMSRRKQAKPQQINSDEPGSSENGVLQGGQTEENGNEVKRFRMDEMKVCNKCCAEFIDEAEFLKHQNNCTKSHEMVIMKDGVGREVPDDFSQSDFQKDHSDCQSSSNTLSKSNAVSMERMEEEPKSNSEEQPSKQDQVEMSDSPRPEMSCHQHQASSKPQDSNVTLESMPGTKVAVTQHSSNSGLNNCKSPQASQEALQAIPVILEQLVALQQQQLQQIQLTEQIRIQVSMMAPQSLHSALGAAVDPLKALGVHLSQQLSAAAALIGKRTGNQSLSLESLKQGKLPLSNGIPTSLAQGMGPMPFKADMLKGLPDMANHLPAILPHSTGSVVYQSPLTSLSSGMDPSKKVKSKIPNMPESKNGSGGDSMYKHKCKYCGKTFGNDSALQIHLRSHTGERPFKCNICGNRFTTKGNLKVHFQRHKEKYPYIRMNPHPVPEHLDNIPTSSGIPYGMSMPIEESNMVDMKPMLGLPSPGFHPSALQGFKPSFDCFRSDPFSQRASSGGDCVSISSNMFNHEMGSDQDHQVSKELMGALHHMNGKGLPGDHNSSETAKLQQMVDGLEKRTNDPNECYICHRVLSCQSSLKMHYRTHTGERPYKCKICGRAFSTNGNLKAHYGVHRANTPLKMQHSCPICQKKFTNAVVLQQHIRMHMGGQIPNTPMPETQLDALEEIDSSLPDEKSMDTNGFECMVDQDAELDSQEKPSDTSDSLAPSFSEEPHQPNQDPQFSMFSSIAAQENHMKNLTLALNLQRQSGTASECDGVPPNESPSAAECIREHEYRNGRSPDISDSVSFHSSSPVNGLAAAYMAKSPESAVPEDYTRNEHRTDSDSSSQDANGALDLTAPIFTQKNIKKEPGLPFTNREYAPSHLPPFMRVPPSLVKLERQIPPESSMGMGPLFVSQMPQGVGGQPRDGSSAHRRSSKQHLCNSCGKNFSSASALQIHERTHTGEKPFGCTICGRAFTTKGNLKVHVGTHMWNSSARRGQRLSLDNPMALMAMSSESGNMMPEMMPSPRELGPPPPMNFDQSLWNQYTAAFTNGLSMKTNEISVIQNGGMPGSLAGGPTVCSTGGLMEMDGSHSGLPATMAEMERNGSECVARSQFQHFMEEGKIAVN, encoded by the exons GCGTTCTACAAGGCGGTCAAACTGAAGAGAATGGGAATGAGGTGAAGAGGTTTAGAATGGACGAGATGAAGGTCTGCAACAAATGTTGTGCTGAATTCATCGATGAGGCTGAGTTTTTAAAACATCAGAATAATTGCACTAAAAGTCATGAGATGGTCATCATGAAAGATGGAGTGGGGAGAGAAGTACCAGATGACTTCTCACAGAGTGACTTTCAGAAAGACCATAGTGACTGCCAGTCCAGCAGTAATACTCTGTCAAAGTCCAATGCAGTGTCTATGGAAAGGATGGAGGAAGAACCAAAATCAAACAGTGAGGAACAACCATCCAAACAAGACCAGGTGGAGATGTCTGACAGTCCCAGGCCTGAGATGAGTTGCCATCAGCACCAAGCCTCATCCAAACCCCAAGATTCAAATGTCACCTTGGAGTCCATGCCTGGCACCAAAGTGGCTGTCACTCAGCACTCATCGAACAGTGGTTTGAACAACTGCAAGTCTCCACAGGCCTCCCAGGAGGCCTTGCAAGCCATCCCTGTGATCCTGGAACAGCTAGTGGCCctccagcagcagcagctccagcAGATCCAACTGACTGAGCAGATCCGTATCCAAGTGTCAATGATGGCTCCACAGAGCCTCCACTCGGCCCTAGGGGCAGCAGTCGACCCCCTCAAAGCCTTAGGAGTTCATCTCTCCCAGCAGCTCTCTGCTGCAGCAGCCCTGATCGGCAAGAGGACTGGCAACCAGAGCCTCTCGCTAGAGTCCCTCAAACAGGGTAAACTACCTCTGTCCAATGGCATTCCCACCTCACTGGCTCAAGGCATGGGGCCGATGCCCTTCAAAGCCGATATGTTGAAGGGGCTCCCAGACATGGCCAACCACCTACCAGCGATACTGCCTCATTCAACAGGGTCCGTGGTCTACCAAAGTCCCCTCACTAGCCTCTCATCAGGGATGGATCCCTCTAAGAAAGTAAAGAGCAAGATCCCAAATATGCCTGAGTCTAAAAATGGGTCTGGTGGCGACAGCATGTACAAGCACAAATGTAAATACTGTGGGAAAACGTTTGGGAATGACAGCGCACTCCAGATCCATTTGCGCTCGCACACTGGAGAAAGACCATTTAAATGTAACATATGTGGAAACCGTTTCACAACCAAAGGAAACCTCAAAGTGCATTTCCAAAGACACAAGGAAAAGTACCCTTACATCAGGATGAACCCACATCCTGTGCCGGAACACCTTGACAACATTCCCACCAGCAGCGGCATCCCCTACGGCATGTCAATGCCCATTGAAGAATCCAACATGGTGGACATGAAGCCAATGCTCGGCCTCCCATCTCCAGGTTTCCACCCATCAGCACTGCAGGGGTTCAAGCCTTCATTTGATTGTTTCAGGAGTGACCCGTTCTCCCAAAGAGCGTCATCGGGAGGTGACTGCGTGTCAATTTCCTCAAACATGTTCAATCACGAAATGGGCTCTGATCAGGACCACCAGGTATCTAAAGAGCTAATGGGAGCGCTGCATCACATGAATGGCAAAGGCCTTCCTGGCGACCACAACAGCTCTGAAACTGCCAAGCTACAGCAAATGGTGGATGGACTGGAAAAGAGGACCAATGACCCAAACGAGTGCTACATCTGCCACCGGGTGCTCAGCTGCCAGAGCTCCTTGAAGATGCATTACCGTACACATACGGGCGAGCGGCCCTACAAGTGTAAGATCTGTGGACGTGCCTTCTCCACCAATGGCAACCTCAAAGCTCATTACGGTGTTCATCGGGCCAACACGCCCCTCAAGATGCAGCACTCTTGCCCCATTTGCCAGAAGAAGTTCACCAATGCGGTGGTTCTTCAGCAGCACATCCGCATGCACATGGGAGGCCAGATCCCTAACACCCCCATGCCAGAGACCCAGCTCGATGCCTTGGAAGAAATTGACTCCTCTCTGCCGGACGAGAAGTCCATGGACACCAACGGCTTTGAGTGCATGGTAGACCAAGACGCAGAGCTTGACTCTCAAGAAAAGCCAAGTGACACCTCAGATTCTCTCGCACCATCTTTCTCTGAGGAACCACACCAACCTAATCAGGACCCTCAATTCTCAATGTTCTCCAGCATAGCTGCTCAGGAGAACCACATGAAGAACCTCACCTTGGCTCTCAACCTGCAACGCCAAAGCGGCACTGCCTCGGAGTGTGATGGAGTGCCCCCCAATGAGTCCCCATCAGCCGCCGAGTGCATCCGGGAGCATGAGTACCGGAATGGCCGCAGCCCTGACATCTCAGACTCTGTCTCCTTCCACTCGTCATCACCAGTCAACGGACTGGCTGCTGCCTACATGGCTAAGTCCCCCGAGTCAGCCGTCCCTGAGGATTACACCCGGAATGAGCATAGAACGGACTCTGACAGCAGCTCTCAGGATGCCAATGGAGCTCTGGACCTAACGGCACCCATCTTTACCCAAAAAAACATCAAAAAAGAGCCTGGCCTACCCTTCACTAATAGAGAGTATG CTCCCAGCCATTTGCCTCCTTTTATGAGGGTGCCTCCCAGTCTGGTCAAACTGGAGAGGCAGATTCCCCCAGAGAGCTCCATGGGCATGGGCCCTCTATTTGTCTCCCAGATGCCTCAGGGAGTGGGAGGGCAGCCACGTGATGGCTCCAGTGCTCACCGTAGATCCAGCAAGCAGCATCTGTGTAACTCCTGTGGCAAAAACTTCTCCTCTGCCAGTGCCCTTCAGATCCATGAAAGGACCCACACTGGCGAGAAGCCCTTTGGCTGCACCATTTGTGGCAGGGCCTTCACCACTAAAGGCAACCTCAAG GTGCACGTTGGAACTCACATGTGGAACAGCTCTGCGAGGCGCGGCCAGCGCCTCTCTCTGGACAACCCCATGGCCCTGATGGCGATGAGCTCAGAGTCTGGCAACATGATGCCAGAGATGATGCCATCTCCCAGGGAACTGGGTCCTCCTCCGCCGATGAACTTCGACCAGTCTCTGTGGAACCAGTACACTGCAGCTTTCACCAATGGCCTGTCCATGAAGACTAACGAGATCTCTGTGATCCAAAATGGCGGAATGCCTGGTAGCCTAGCCGGTGGTCCTACGGTCTGCTCTACTGGAGGCCTGATGGAAATGGATGGGTCCCACTCTGGCCTGCCTGCCACCATGGCAGAGATGGAAAGGAATGGCTCAGAGTGTGTGGCTAGATCTCAGTTCCAACATTTCATGGAGGAAGGGAAAATTGCAGTGAACTAG
- the LOC110492058 gene encoding sal-like protein 4 isoform X2 — protein MVWDELDCKVKEKQPTSTQHKWELLQYCWRSIPGVLQGGQTEENGNEVKRFRMDEMKVCNKCCAEFIDEAEFLKHQNNCTKSHEMVIMKDGVGREVPDDFSQSDFQKDHSDCQSSSNTLSKSNAVSMERMEEEPKSNSEEQPSKQDQVEMSDSPRPEMSCHQHQASSKPQDSNVTLESMPGTKVAVTQHSSNSGLNNCKSPQASQEALQAIPVILEQLVALQQQQLQQIQLTEQIRIQVSMMAPQSLHSALGAAVDPLKALGVHLSQQLSAAAALIGKRTGNQSLSLESLKQGKLPLSNGIPTSLAQGMGPMPFKADMLKGLPDMANHLPAILPHSTGSVVYQSPLTSLSSGMDPSKKVKSKIPNMPESKNGSGGDSMYKHKCKYCGKTFGNDSALQIHLRSHTGERPFKCNICGNRFTTKGNLKVHFQRHKEKYPYIRMNPHPVPEHLDNIPTSSGIPYGMSMPIEESNMVDMKPMLGLPSPGFHPSALQGFKPSFDCFRSDPFSQRASSGGDCVSISSNMFNHEMGSDQDHQVSKELMGALHHMNGKGLPGDHNSSETAKLQQMVDGLEKRTNDPNECYICHRVLSCQSSLKMHYRTHTGERPYKCKICGRAFSTNGNLKAHYGVHRANTPLKMQHSCPICQKKFTNAVVLQQHIRMHMGGQIPNTPMPETQLDALEEIDSSLPDEKSMDTNGFECMVDQDAELDSQEKPSDTSDSLAPSFSEEPHQPNQDPQFSMFSSIAAQENHMKNLTLALNLQRQSGTASECDGVPPNESPSAAECIREHEYRNGRSPDISDSVSFHSSSPVNGLAAAYMAKSPESAVPEDYTRNEHRTDSDSSSQDANGALDLTAPIFTQKNIKKEPGLPFTNREYAPSHLPPFMRVPPSLVKLERQIPPESSMGMGPLFVSQMPQGVGGQPRDGSSAHRRSSKQHLCNSCGKNFSSASALQIHERTHTGEKPFGCTICGRAFTTKGNLKVHVGTHMWNSSARRGQRLSLDNPMALMAMSSESGNMMPEMMPSPRELGPPPPMNFDQSLWNQYTAAFTNGLSMKTNEISVIQNGGMPGSLAGGPTVCSTGGLMEMDGSHSGLPATMAEMERNGSECVARSQFQHFMEEGKIAVN, from the exons atggtttgggatgagttggactgcaaagtgaaggaaaagcagccaacaagtactcagcataaaTGGGAACTGCTTCAATACTGTTGgagaagcattccag GCGTTCTACAAGGCGGTCAAACTGAAGAGAATGGGAATGAGGTGAAGAGGTTTAGAATGGACGAGATGAAGGTCTGCAACAAATGTTGTGCTGAATTCATCGATGAGGCTGAGTTTTTAAAACATCAGAATAATTGCACTAAAAGTCATGAGATGGTCATCATGAAAGATGGAGTGGGGAGAGAAGTACCAGATGACTTCTCACAGAGTGACTTTCAGAAAGACCATAGTGACTGCCAGTCCAGCAGTAATACTCTGTCAAAGTCCAATGCAGTGTCTATGGAAAGGATGGAGGAAGAACCAAAATCAAACAGTGAGGAACAACCATCCAAACAAGACCAGGTGGAGATGTCTGACAGTCCCAGGCCTGAGATGAGTTGCCATCAGCACCAAGCCTCATCCAAACCCCAAGATTCAAATGTCACCTTGGAGTCCATGCCTGGCACCAAAGTGGCTGTCACTCAGCACTCATCGAACAGTGGTTTGAACAACTGCAAGTCTCCACAGGCCTCCCAGGAGGCCTTGCAAGCCATCCCTGTGATCCTGGAACAGCTAGTGGCCctccagcagcagcagctccagcAGATCCAACTGACTGAGCAGATCCGTATCCAAGTGTCAATGATGGCTCCACAGAGCCTCCACTCGGCCCTAGGGGCAGCAGTCGACCCCCTCAAAGCCTTAGGAGTTCATCTCTCCCAGCAGCTCTCTGCTGCAGCAGCCCTGATCGGCAAGAGGACTGGCAACCAGAGCCTCTCGCTAGAGTCCCTCAAACAGGGTAAACTACCTCTGTCCAATGGCATTCCCACCTCACTGGCTCAAGGCATGGGGCCGATGCCCTTCAAAGCCGATATGTTGAAGGGGCTCCCAGACATGGCCAACCACCTACCAGCGATACTGCCTCATTCAACAGGGTCCGTGGTCTACCAAAGTCCCCTCACTAGCCTCTCATCAGGGATGGATCCCTCTAAGAAAGTAAAGAGCAAGATCCCAAATATGCCTGAGTCTAAAAATGGGTCTGGTGGCGACAGCATGTACAAGCACAAATGTAAATACTGTGGGAAAACGTTTGGGAATGACAGCGCACTCCAGATCCATTTGCGCTCGCACACTGGAGAAAGACCATTTAAATGTAACATATGTGGAAACCGTTTCACAACCAAAGGAAACCTCAAAGTGCATTTCCAAAGACACAAGGAAAAGTACCCTTACATCAGGATGAACCCACATCCTGTGCCGGAACACCTTGACAACATTCCCACCAGCAGCGGCATCCCCTACGGCATGTCAATGCCCATTGAAGAATCCAACATGGTGGACATGAAGCCAATGCTCGGCCTCCCATCTCCAGGTTTCCACCCATCAGCACTGCAGGGGTTCAAGCCTTCATTTGATTGTTTCAGGAGTGACCCGTTCTCCCAAAGAGCGTCATCGGGAGGTGACTGCGTGTCAATTTCCTCAAACATGTTCAATCACGAAATGGGCTCTGATCAGGACCACCAGGTATCTAAAGAGCTAATGGGAGCGCTGCATCACATGAATGGCAAAGGCCTTCCTGGCGACCACAACAGCTCTGAAACTGCCAAGCTACAGCAAATGGTGGATGGACTGGAAAAGAGGACCAATGACCCAAACGAGTGCTACATCTGCCACCGGGTGCTCAGCTGCCAGAGCTCCTTGAAGATGCATTACCGTACACATACGGGCGAGCGGCCCTACAAGTGTAAGATCTGTGGACGTGCCTTCTCCACCAATGGCAACCTCAAAGCTCATTACGGTGTTCATCGGGCCAACACGCCCCTCAAGATGCAGCACTCTTGCCCCATTTGCCAGAAGAAGTTCACCAATGCGGTGGTTCTTCAGCAGCACATCCGCATGCACATGGGAGGCCAGATCCCTAACACCCCCATGCCAGAGACCCAGCTCGATGCCTTGGAAGAAATTGACTCCTCTCTGCCGGACGAGAAGTCCATGGACACCAACGGCTTTGAGTGCATGGTAGACCAAGACGCAGAGCTTGACTCTCAAGAAAAGCCAAGTGACACCTCAGATTCTCTCGCACCATCTTTCTCTGAGGAACCACACCAACCTAATCAGGACCCTCAATTCTCAATGTTCTCCAGCATAGCTGCTCAGGAGAACCACATGAAGAACCTCACCTTGGCTCTCAACCTGCAACGCCAAAGCGGCACTGCCTCGGAGTGTGATGGAGTGCCCCCCAATGAGTCCCCATCAGCCGCCGAGTGCATCCGGGAGCATGAGTACCGGAATGGCCGCAGCCCTGACATCTCAGACTCTGTCTCCTTCCACTCGTCATCACCAGTCAACGGACTGGCTGCTGCCTACATGGCTAAGTCCCCCGAGTCAGCCGTCCCTGAGGATTACACCCGGAATGAGCATAGAACGGACTCTGACAGCAGCTCTCAGGATGCCAATGGAGCTCTGGACCTAACGGCACCCATCTTTACCCAAAAAAACATCAAAAAAGAGCCTGGCCTACCCTTCACTAATAGAGAGTATG CTCCCAGCCATTTGCCTCCTTTTATGAGGGTGCCTCCCAGTCTGGTCAAACTGGAGAGGCAGATTCCCCCAGAGAGCTCCATGGGCATGGGCCCTCTATTTGTCTCCCAGATGCCTCAGGGAGTGGGAGGGCAGCCACGTGATGGCTCCAGTGCTCACCGTAGATCCAGCAAGCAGCATCTGTGTAACTCCTGTGGCAAAAACTTCTCCTCTGCCAGTGCCCTTCAGATCCATGAAAGGACCCACACTGGCGAGAAGCCCTTTGGCTGCACCATTTGTGGCAGGGCCTTCACCACTAAAGGCAACCTCAAG GTGCACGTTGGAACTCACATGTGGAACAGCTCTGCGAGGCGCGGCCAGCGCCTCTCTCTGGACAACCCCATGGCCCTGATGGCGATGAGCTCAGAGTCTGGCAACATGATGCCAGAGATGATGCCATCTCCCAGGGAACTGGGTCCTCCTCCGCCGATGAACTTCGACCAGTCTCTGTGGAACCAGTACACTGCAGCTTTCACCAATGGCCTGTCCATGAAGACTAACGAGATCTCTGTGATCCAAAATGGCGGAATGCCTGGTAGCCTAGCCGGTGGTCCTACGGTCTGCTCTACTGGAGGCCTGATGGAAATGGATGGGTCCCACTCTGGCCTGCCTGCCACCATGGCAGAGATGGAAAGGAATGGCTCAGAGTGTGTGGCTAGATCTCAGTTCCAACATTTCATGGAGGAAGGGAAAATTGCAGTGAACTAG